In the genome of Candidatus Kapaibacterium sp., the window TTGATTGGGATATTGGAGTCAACGCCGAGAAAAATAGAACCAGATTATTCCCCGAAGCAGTACCAAGCCATATGCCTGAGTCAAATGCGGCAGCACAATTAGCCTGGAATACTGAAGATGAAAATTATGTTGTCATGGCGGCAGGTGTGGCAGCACAAGGAAATAACGTTACTGCTCAAGCAGCAGGTTTGCATTACGGATTTACACGCAATTTTGACGAACTGAAACGAATCAGCGCCCTAAACAGCAATACCAGTCTGCAAACAGATACGACTTTTGATATAAGCATGGTAATAGCAATGCGATTTGACGGCAGTATTTTGCCCGGCGAGGAAAGAATTTGTTGGTTCTGCATTGGTGGTGGAGATTTGGATAGCCTTGACAAAAAATTAGCTGATTGCTTGGCTATTACGACAAGCGTTGAAGATGAAAGTGAAATTATGAGCGCCAATTTATATCCAAATCCTGCATACGGATTGCTCAATTACACAATTCCCGAAGGCAAACTTCTGCGGTCAATAAAAGTATTTGATATTTTGGGAATTGAGCTAATTAGCACTAACAATCAAATTGCTTCAATCAATACATCTCAATTAGCCGCCGGAATGTATTTCGTAGCGTTTAGCTATACTGACGGGAGCATTGAGTACAAAAAGTTCATGGTTAGTTCGCAAAACCGATAAAAATTGCATTTTGCGAGTCAATGCCCGAAGGCAAATCTTCTGACTTGATTTTTTGAATTGAAACTTGGCGAGATGAAAAACGCGACTTAACTTGTGCAGCTAAATTGCGAGCAACGCTTGCATAAATTTCTTCAGTATAAAAAATTACACATTTGCTCTTATTGCTGAAATTCGAGCCAAAGGAATCGAACAATTTGTTTAAATTCTCGGTTGAGCTCGACAATTTGCCTTCAAAAAACGGAATTGGGAACAAAAGATACAAACTATTATTAAAAATGTAGTTCAAATCTTCGTTTGTTTCGGCGAGCGTCACGTACAAATTTTTATATATTGAATTCAAAATATCATCATTTTGCTTGATTTTCAGAATAAATTCGACGTTGTCCGAACTGTAAATGTCATATGCATATTTTGCCAAAGGGAGAAAGAACCTCTGTGGCAGCGTATCTGCTTCCAATTTTATAAGCTCAGATTTATTCTTGAACTCTGCGATAAATAATATCTTGAAATTTTCCGGCGCATTAACCACAGACATTGCAACATCGAGCATTTCCGGCTTCAGATTGTAATTCAGCTTCTTTGCTTGAATTACATTACATTCCTCGCAATTTAAGATACTCAGCGTAAGTTCATTGCTCCTGCCATCATTGCCGCTCATTTGAATTTGATTTTCACTTACATTCCAAGTCAAAAACAAATCCGAAAGACGTCGCCCATGCTCGTTTGATTCGGTAATCAACTGCATATCGGGATTTTTTTGCAATAATTCGGATATATGTAATAAAAATTGAACGTAAATGTTGCCTTTAGTCAACGTGTCTTGAATTAGCTTATCAATCACAATTTTGGGAATGCTATTTAACATCGGGTAAGTATAGTTGATAGTTTGTCGTTCGATGTTGATATTCGACACCTGGAATTGCAGATTCAGTTTCACTTCGTCGAACTCGGAGTACATAGGGTCAACTTGTGAAAGTTTGGCTGAATATAAATCAAGCCCGCCAACTCCGCCGGGACGGTTTGAGGCGAAAAGAAAATTTCTTTCCGGTAACACGCACGGGTCAGATTCATCAAATTCAGTATTGACACCGGCGATGGGGCGAGGTCTCTCCCACTTATCATTTATAAAAACTGAGTAGAAAATATCATATCCGCCGGGACCTTCATAGCCATTGGAAGCAAATAAAAGCGTATCCGAAGACATCAAAAATGGCGTGATTTCGCTGCCGTGAGAGTTCAACTCGTCAATCGGAATAGGTTCAGTCCAAGTGTTGTCCTCTTTTCTCCAGCACATCCACAAATCTGTATCATTGTTATTATTATATAAATCGGTCACAAACACGAGCATATTGCCATCAGGAGAAATAGTCGGATGCGACACGAAGGATTCGAATTTCAGAGATTGAATATGCTCCGGAGCAGACCAACCATTTTTGACATAAACACTGCGGTGCAAATTCAAGTATGGTCTTCGCCCAAAATTTGTGAATTTAGCCAAAAAGGCTTCCCCGGAATTAGCAAATGTAATGTAAGAGCGGTTATCACCGGATTGATTGAGTGGTCCTTTGACTAAAGCGGGCGGTGAATACATGTTCGTGAATTCTGAAGTATAAAATTGGGAACTTCCGGTGATTGTGCTATTGAAATATATCCTCTTTTCCCATTGATTCCATCTCGGAGCGAATTCATCGGCTTTTGAATTCAGTTCAAAAAGGTTGACGGGTTCCGATTCGACATTCAAACCAATTTGATAAGCGGTCGAAATTGAAATAGAACAAAAGTATATAATCAAAAAAATCGGAAGCACTCTCATCATTATTGGTCTAATTCCAAAATTTTCATAAAATCAGCTTCTTTCCCGAATAGCACTAAAATATCTTCGGGATGAAATAGATAAGTCGGCGACGGCACGCCAATTACATCTACAACTTCCTTTTCGCCTTTGGTCAGCAGTCCTCGAGACTTGACGATTCTTTTCACGGTAACAAGGTTAATGTTATAAATAGTACGCAAATTAATGCTCAACAAAGTTTGGGCAACAAATCGTTTTGGCACTTTGATTTCAAAAATGCTATAATCACGATTGATTTCATATGATTCGAGCAAACCCGGCATCATTAGTCTGCTTGCTAAATGTCCGGCAGCTTCGGCTTCCGGCACGAGCAAATCTTGGATATTCATCAATCTCAACAATCTCTCGTGAACAGGCGAAATGGCGCGTACAATGATTTTTTGGCAGCCTAATTCCTGCAAAATTGCAGTAGTATTGATTGAAGCCTCGAAACCTTCGCCGATGGCGACAATTACTGCATCCATATCTCTAATACCGAGACTTTTGACAGCCTTTATGTCTGTCGAATCCATTGTCACAGCGAGACTTACTTTGTCTTGCAACAAATCTACTCGCTCTTCTCGGATATCAATGGCAAGCACTTCGGCACCGTCTTCAGCTAAATTAAGAGCCAAATTCAATCCGAAATAACCTAAACCTATTATACAAAATCTACTATTATTAGCCATATTAACCTCATCCCACAATTACATTTTCCGTCGGGAGCTTATATTTAGGCTCTTGACGTGGAATATGCAAAGATAATAAAAATGTTAGAACTCCAACTCTACCCACAAACATAAGAATAACAATCAAAACTTTTGAATCAGTGCCAAAATCAGGCGTGACTCCACGCGAAAGCCCGACAGTATTAACTGCTGAAATAACCTCGAAGATTAAATCAGTTGTGTCCATTTTCGGCTCAAACCAAACAAGCAACATCGAACCGACGAATATAAACATAATTGAGGCGATTACAACCATGAATGCTTGTTTGACAGTGTTATAATGAATCTCTCGTTTAAAAATCTCAATTCGTTCTTTGCCAACAATCATCGAATATAATGCATATATAGTGACGGCGAAAGTAGTAGTTTTGATACCTCCTCCTGTAGAACCGGGTGATGCACCGACCCACATCAAAAACATTACCAAAATCAATGTAGCGTGTGATAGCATATCTGTAGGGACGGTATTGAAGCCCGCCGTTCGCGCACAAACCGAGATAAAAGTTGCATGATAAAATTCCTCATAAAATGAATCGCCCAACAAAAAGCCCCAAGGCTCGAATAACATAATCAATGCTGTACCGCCAAAGACTAATAAGCCGCTTGTCAGGAGTGTCAATTTAGTTGTCAGTGTTAATCTATAATTGCGCTTGGTCCTTTTACTCAACATTTTTGCTGTCAGATTCATTATAACTGTGAAACCAAGTCCCCCAATTATCACTAAAACAACAATTGTCCAAATGTAAATATGGTTATCTTTAATTGTAAAATACATCAAACCATCGGAATAAAGCGAGAAACCTGCATTACAAAAAGCGGAAATGGCATGAAATAAGGAGTAATAATATTCAACCTTGTCAAAATTTGCCAATGATTTTCCCATCGAAAAATACATGATGAAGCTACCGATGATTTCTACCAGTAATGTAAATCCCAAAATCTTCAGCAAAAGGCTCTTAACTTCGTCAACACTTTCTTGCGAAAGTAAATCCCTCATTAAGATACGAACTCTCAAACTAAGACCGCCTGCAATCGCAAATGCGAAAAATGTTGTCAATGTCATGACTCCAAGTCCGCCAATTTGAATCAGAAATGCTATAAACACATGCCCGATTGTAGTGAAACTTCTCCCTGTATCTACAACTACAAGCCCGGTGACACACACGGCGCTTGCAGATGTAAACAGCGCATCAATGTAGCTAATGGGGTTATCCGGTGGTGTCGCTCTCGGGAGCATAAGCAAGAAACTTCCGACTAAAATAGCAACAAAAAAACTTATCGCGATAATTGCACCCGGATGCAAATTTATTTTGGCAATCAAATGATTATACCGCAGAAGTTTAATCGCGAATAAGAGCATCAATGTCAACGACATCAAAGCCATATATATCATCAAAAAGTCTCGGAATGCTAATTTCGGCAATACAAATGATAGCAAATACATTGTGACATCAGGAAATATCAGTTGAAAAATTATAAGCACACCGATAAGATTTTCAATCCATCGCTCTCGAAAATATTGACCATGTTTTGCAACGATGAACCATCTGCCGAATTCTTGCAACAAATATGCAAAAAGCCCAATATCAGCTATTATTATGATAACATCAATTGTTTCGTCAGGTAGATAAAATCCGATTAAGAAAATCAGACAAATAAGCACAAGCAATCCCGATACAACAAATGTAATATCAAAGATTTTTTTCCAAATGGCAACTTTTTCATTTCGTAGCTTAGTCTTCATGCACTTTCAAGTTGATGTCTTCAATGTTCCAACGAGCTTTAATGGTAACACGATTTTCGAATATGACGAATGGCTCCGAAAATACGTATGGATATGGATAGCCGAATGAGTAAGCCCCGTTACCATCAATATCGCAAAAGGCTTCGATAGTATATTCTCCTTCGGGCAAATCTTTGATGCTCCACTTGGCATCAGCGACTTTTGTCAAATATTTGACGTTGCTGCTGCTCATGAATATCAAGTAAACATCAGATTCGCAAAAGTTATCGGTCAAATAAATTGTACCGCTTGCAGAACCGAGAGCTTTTCTGCCTCCGGATGTAAAATTACGGTTGACATTGGTATCTAAACTATGCGTGGATTTGCTTCCTATGAGTTTCAGCGAAAGATTGAAATCGTAATTAGCTCGCATCTGAAGTGTATCAGTAGTAGTTAATTCCAAAACATTGGCAGATTTCCAGCTATATTTCATTTCCATAGTCGAACTATCAGTCGTATTAGTAATTTTTGAATCAACTTGAGATAAATCAATATTGATGCCACGATTGAAAACCATCCTAAAAACAGGCATTGTTGGCACATTTCCGGCGCTATCTGCCAAATCGAAACTAAACACCGTCAAGCCGGCAGGGTCATTCCCAAATGGAGTTCTGAACCTTTTTGTAACCAAAGAATCAATGCTTTTGTTGCCGAGAGTATCGCTCATGACGCTGATATCAGCTTTGACGATATATGTTTTCCCTGTATCTAAGCTCTGCTCCATAGATACAAGCACCTTGTTCGGTTCGTCGGGATAGTTGAACACAGAAGCCATTTCAAATGGATTTCCCATCGTATCGCTTATGCTGAAATACTGCTTGTCTAAGGCTTTTGGAGCAGGTTGTTCGTCGAAAGTGAGAACAATAAAATCTGAAAATTCGGGATATACCTCACGTAGTTCCGGTCCTTGAACATCAATAATAGAACCGGGTTTGATAGCGACGAGTTTCGAGACGGAATTACGAACTTCAATATCATTCAGTGCCGATGAATACGCATCAACAGGGTCGTACAAGTTGTTTTTGAATTCATCTTTGATAAGCATCAATCTATATATCCCATCTTTTAGAGCAGCGAATGTAAACTCGCCACTTGTTCCCAATTGAACGCGATAATCTGGGAATGTATGAGCAGGATTGATTGTATCGCTGCTTTTATTGTTCAAATTGTATAAAAATGCTACATAACCGTTGGCGTCGTTTGGAGATTTCCCATGAATCATGCCGCTATCAATCTTACTTCCGGCAGAAAAAACTAAATTGAAAGCGGCATCGGGTTTGTTGCCGTGCAAATCGCTATATTCAGTGCCAAGATTTATCAAATATGTAAGATTTGTGTCCAAATCCCCATCTATATTGATGCGTAATTCTTTGCCTGACCAACTGTGTTTCAAATCCACAATGGGTGAAATACTTAGGTTCTCGATTACTTTAGCCTTGTTCATGTATTTGTTGAATTTTATCCTGATTTCCCTATCTTCGAAATTTATAGAATTGTTTTCGGGCGAATACGTCACAATCTCAGGAGGCGTTGTATCTTGCGGACCTCCTGATGGTGCTTGAATATTGGCACAAGACCAGAACAATGTCAATAGAGTAAAGAGAATAAGGAATTTTTTCATTTATTTTTTTTTTATTCAATTAAAAATGCCAATAAAAATAAGTAAAATAATTAAGCGATGGAACTTTGAAATCAATTATTAGAAAATTTAAAGCAAAAGAAGGCTGGATTTACAATGTCTATATGCACATTGACAGAGTGTCGGACAGAATGGAAGAGCATCACCTATACATGCTTGCAGCAGGTATAGCATACAACATCCTAATTTATATGATTCCACTGCTACTATTAGTAATTTTTACTTTAGGGTTGATTTTTGACACAGAGACGATTACAAAGACATTAGAGAATTTGCTCACCGATTACTTACCGCAAACCGGAACAAGTCAGGAGATTGGTCATACAATAGTAGGTGAGATAGAAAAAATATTCACCCATAGCACCTTAGTCGGTTGGATTGGTATCATTGGGCTACTTTGGGTATCGTCAATTTTGATAAGTTCCATCCGGTCATCGCTCAACGCTATTTTTGATTTGGCATCGCCTAAAATTTTCATCTTATACAGATTGAAAGATATGCTTCTTACAATTGTATTTTCGATATTATTTTTGGTTTATGCGTATGCGATTCCACTTGTCAACTTTATCTTAGGTTTCATGGGCGACTATTTACCCGATATTATTAGTTCGCTACTAAGCGATTTAGTTCTAACCTCCGTATCAGTAGGAACATCTTTTGTGCTATTCTATCTTATTTTCAGATTTGTTCCAAATGAAAGATTGCCACGTTTTGTTCGCATTTGGAGTACGCTTATATGCGTATTTGGCATTGAATTCGCACGATTCCTTTTTGGCTGGTATATCGTTTCCCTTTCAAATTACGGCAGATTTTACGGCACTTATGCAGTATTGATTTCGATGGCTTTATGGATATATTATTCGGCTTTGATAATTTTGTTGGCAGCCGAAGTCAGCAAATATATTCATGAGCGTAGAATTTTAGCAAAAGCAATAAAAGAAGCTGATATTTCGGAACCCTCAAAATAATATTATTGCCCTAAACGTTTTATGTCATGTTTTAGAATTAAAGGTGACTGTTATGATAAAAGTTTGCATTTTTTTTGTAACCTTTTTGCTTTTTGGAACATCTTGTAATTCTGAAGAAAAGCAAGGAAAAAAAACTAAACCCGAGAATGAAATGAAATTTGAGATTCAAAAGACTGAACAAGAATGGAAAAAGTTCCTTGATGACGAATCCTACAGGGTTTTGCGTCAAAAAGGCACCGAACGCCCCCATACCGGAAAGTATAATTTACATTTCGAAGAGGGTATCTATGCTTGCAAAGCATGTGGGAGTACATTGTTCGAGTCTGACACCAAATTTGATGCTCATTGCGGTTGGCCCAGTTTTTCAGAAGTAGCCGATTCGGATGCAATCGTAGAAGTCGACGATTCAAGCTACGGTATGATTCGCACAGAAGTTGTTTGTGCAAAATGCGGCGGGCATCTGGGGCATGTTTTCAATGACGGTCCTGCACCGACAGGGCTGAGATATTGCATTAATTCAGTTTCAATTAATTTTGTCGAAAAAAACAAAGATGATGATGAAAAATAAGGCTGAAGACATTTTAAACGATTTGATAAAAAACAAAACTGATTTCGATACTTCCAAGAAGGAACTCATCGAAGTAATCAAAAAAGTAATGCCCACGTTCAATTTGGCTGCACTCAAAGCAGTTGATTTCGACCGTACTTTAATCGAATTCGAAAATTGGCTCGTCCAAACAATCACAGAAGACCCCTTGCCCGGCTCTGTAAAGTCAATCTGGTTTGCGATTACCGATTCATCAAAAGAGGACGCTCCATCGGAGATTCAACTCGTAGTGAAGGGCTCGAAACAAACTCCTGAGACCAAACCTAACGATTGGTATGCAGTTGATTTGTGGGATGCTAACGGCAAATCATCCGAAATCAAGGCATTCAAAACAATCTCGAACGCTATCAAAAACAACCCTGACGATGCAGAAATGCTCTTGAATTTCGTTATGCCGGCATTCACAATCATATTGATAAATTCCGGTTTCGATATTATTAAGCACGAATTCATAATCTACTATCCTCAGATTTATGTCGGGTGTGGTTTCGACGGCGGCAAACAATACATCGTCGGCAAAATCACCGAAGATGGCATTAGTAATCTTTAAAAATCGTGATTGAAAATATGAATCTTGACTTGAGTTATACACTTTTGACATTTTACAAGTTTGTAGATATTCCAAATCCGACGGAGATTGTTGCCGAGCACAAAGAATTTTGTGATGATATTGGGCTGAAGGGCAGAATCTTCATCGGCGAAGAGGGAATCAGTGCAACACTAACAGGCAAAAACGGACAAATCAAGGCATATCGCTTCTATCTTGACAGTATTCCCTATTTCAGAGATATTCCCGATATTGATGATAAAGCGTGCCGCGTGGATAGCCACAAATTCAACAAAATGATTGTCCGATACCGCAAGGAAATAGTGGCTCTGGGCAAAAGTTTCTCCGCAGAGCAAATCGAAAAAGCTACACACAAAATTTCAATTGATGAATTCAAGAAAATTCTCGAAAATGATATTGATTCGCATGTGATACTGGATATGCGGAACGATTACGAATATAAGCTCGGGCATTTCAAAAATGCAATTCCTGCGGGCACAATCCAATTCAGAGAAGTCCCCGATTTGGTAAATAATTACAAAAGCCAATTTGGCGATAAGCCTGTCATAATGTATTGCACGGGTGGAATCAGATGCGAAAAGCTATCGGCGATGCTCGAAGAAGCTGGTATGCCGGGCGTTTTTCAATTGGATGGCGGAGTGGTCAAATACGTCAACAAATATCAAACCACACATTGGCTCGGCAATTTATACACTTTTGATGAGCGAGTTAGTTGCCCAGTAGCTGATAGCGATGAAAAAGTTGTGATAACCAATTGCCATTACAGCGGCAAAGAGGCTGATATATATTTCAACTGCCGATATGGTCCGTGCAACAACCAAATAATCGCTTTGCCGGAAGAATACAGACGCCATTTCGGATTTTGCAGCGAAGAATGTTACCACAATTCGCTGAATGATTTGTTCATCCGCAATGATTTTACATTCGACAAATTCAACTACAAAATTTTGCGTGGGCAAATCAAATCCGACCCTACTCGATATGATGAAATCAGTCGCAAAATCAAAATTCACCTCGGTCATAAGCTCGAAGGCGTAACTTTCAATCACGCAAAATCAAACAAGAACCACAGACTCAGTCCGCTTTCGCAAATAGATTAAAAAGCTTTTAAATATTCCAATTTTCTTACCATAAAAAAAATGGCTGACCCAATTAAGAGTCAGCCATTTTTAATTTAAAAAGCAAAAGCAACTTATCTGATGACAATCATACGATTTGATAATTGAACATCATTAGTAAGCAAAGTAATGTAATAAGTTCCTGACACTAAGTTCAACGCTTTAGAATCAATGTTGAGTGAATGCGTTCCTTCGGATTTTGATTCATTCAAGAGTATTGCTACTTCTTGTCCTGCTTCATTGACCAAAGTCATTTTCACTTGATTAGTTTGTGGCAAATAGAACTTAACTTCGGAATTTCCAATCACAGGATTTGGAACAGGAGCGTTAAGTATATAACCGTTGCGCATTTGTGCTTGAACATCTGTAGTGCCCGGTGTAACTTCGATAGTTATTTCCACACTCTTTACAGTGCCGCAATCATTAGTGACTGTGACATAATAGGTACCGTTATCATCAATTTGAGCATCGCTGAATAACCATAAAGATATGTTTAGATCTTCAATTAAAACGCCATCTTTATACCATGCGTAAACAAGAGTTTCGGAATCGTCGTTTCCAATTGCAGCTACTTCAAGTATAAATCCGCCGCCTTCTTCGACTGTAACTGATTCGGGTTGCATGGTAATTACAGGTACTGTATTCACTTTCAATGATGCCGATGAAGATATTACTGAAGCATCGCCACCGCTAATTCTTGCTCTGAGGCTGTAATTGCCTTCATGAGCCTTTGTCGGAGCCAAAATTGTAAGTGTTGAAGTATTGACATTTTTGTAATTGTCATTTTCCATAATTGGGTTGCCGTTTTTCAGCCATTGATAAACAATGTCCAAACCTTGTGCTGTAGTAGCTTCGGCACTAAATTGTACGCTTTCATCTCCAAGACAAACGATAACAGCACCGGGCTCTTGAGTGAATTTAATGTCCATTTCGATAAGATTGAACATATAAGTTTTGGCACTTGTGCCACATTTGCCGGTTATAACTGCATAATAAGAATCGAAATCAGTTCTTGCCAAATCACTGATTGTCAAGTAGTCCGATTTTGAGCCTGAAATCCTGTTGTTATCAACAAGCATGAGGTCGTTTAGACCGTCCACGTATTTGTACCACTGTACTTTTATGTCATATTGTTGGTAGATAGGGTGGTCTCTTTCAAAACCGTTCACATGAGCACGGAAAGACAAGGTTGCTTTTTGACCCATGACTTCGCCAATTGTTTGGTCTGACATTGGAACGATGAATCCGAGCGGACGGGCAATATATACGGCGATGTCACCGGAATAAACCGGTTCGCATGAGGAATTACCCTTTACAATTGCAGTATAAACAGCCGCATCATGGTGGCGAACACCATTGATTGTCAGAATTTCAGTTTGCGAACCACTGATGCGGACGCCGTCTTTCATTGGGACGCCATCTTTGAACCATTGATATTGCATGTCTGTGCCATCGGCAGTAACGGAAATTTGGACAATTTCTTCAGGGCAATAAATTGCGGATTCAGTGTTACCCATATGAATCGGTGCATCAAAGACTCTGAAAGGACTTGATTCAGCTAAAACATAGCCATGTTCGACAGATGTAATTCTAATTCTGTTTTCAGTCGAAGTATATACTTCACGGAAAATATACCAATCATAGTACCCGTTTCGGGCATCAACATTTGAAGCTATCATTTCCCATGGATTTTCGTCACGTTGAATCCAAATATCCACAAGACTTGTACCACGAGCATCGAATTGAATTGGGAATTCTTCGCCTGTGTTGCAAATATCTTCGTAATACACCGGTGATTCAATTTGAATATTAGGCAATTGGAAGGCAATTTGTCCTTGCGAATTTCCTTCGCGAGGAGGATTCATCCCCCAGTTGCTACTGGCAGTGTTATATCCTGCCCAAGTTCCATCGCTATCAGTCCATTGATTTACAATATTACCTTGTGCATCATATTCGACTACTTTTTGGATGCCACCCGGTAAGTTATTTGGAATCATTGTTGCAAAGGCACCGGTATTTTGCTCATAGTCAGCGTAAAACCATGGTGCTTGATGTGGGAATCCGGGTGTAATAAGCGCCGCACCGCTAAATTGAACAATTGCAGAAGAAACTACTACATCATCTGCATCGTACAAAACTACGAAATTCATTGGTGTAGCCGGGCTTTTTGCATCATAAATGCCGGAAGCATACAACACACATGAAGGGTCATTCGGTACTTCAACTTGTAATTCGTCTGAGTCTTTCTTAACTCCTTCCGGTTGTTCATCATCGCCATCGCCATAATAGTCATCGCAGTTAAAGTCATTTTGCGCTGTTGAGAAACGTAAAACAGCAGATTGAGTATTCGTGAATAATCTTGTGACTTCGGAGCCTTTCTCGGAGCCAAGACCCAAAATCCAATTCACTCTATTTCCTGCATATCTGACATCGAAATCATTATCGGATACTACAGCCATCCACACTTTGGCAGTGCCTGAATTATCTGACATCAATGATGATGATTCAAATGCGTTATTCAA includes:
- a CDS encoding T9SS type A sorting domain-containing protein, whose product is MKISSQRFAIFIALFFLMISTSNAWDFVETFDKHNAPANSYANGSYVGENGITWNYVTGRGDAGFQINGKGLMLRDYPNYNATLFSSSVANGIVNFRCLLKKAFTGAGSRQVELYINGVAIATSTAFDNTQTQVFEVNNINIEGDVVIELRNRGRQIVIDDLSWTTFGKDHGNTPTRIEIVSLAPAVPMMNVPFTAIVQFLDNDGLTNSFDNDTQLELMLRDGSGNLTGTKFVTVPAGQTYYSFKDLVYDKAEQVRIRAHVINNYAPDETYYEIDRIFNVSATPVLMADVYTRGHAGSVHPTMEVFALNSYGSPNVNYDGFNATINVSGGSFSGSATAQFKEGIAKFENIVFDNATTYSVSFTAPHLGNSNNTNVSVIAQPNMTEIIVPRYIKGEGTFLDQGGNGRIPHFALVQVNGLHPNTVYRYVSGWVRDIPNVEELVFTAGRNIHKQYFSNNYTYNSGKFLNNAFESSSLMSDNSGTAKVWMAVVSDNDFDVRYAGNRVNWILGLGSEKGSEVTRLFTNTQSAVLRFSTAQNDFNCDDYYGDGDDEQPEGVKKDSDELQVEVPNDPSCVLYASGIYDAKSPATPMNFVVLYDADDVVVSSAIVQFSGAALITPGFPHQAPWFYADYEQNTGAFATMIPNNLPGGIQKVVEYDAQGNIVNQWTDSDGTWAGYNTASSNWGMNPPREGNSQGQIAFQLPNIQIESPVYYEDICNTGEEFPIQFDARGTSLVDIWIQRDENPWEMIASNVDARNGYYDWYIFREVYTSTENRIRITSVEHGYVLAESSPFRVFDAPIHMGNTESAIYCPEEIVQISVTADGTDMQYQWFKDGVPMKDGVRISGSQTEILTINGVRHHDAAVYTAIVKGNSSCEPVYSGDIAVYIARPLGFIVPMSDQTIGEVMGQKATLSFRAHVNGFERDHPIYQQYDIKVQWYKYVDGLNDLMLVDNNRISGSKSDYLTISDLARTDFDSYYAVITGKCGTSAKTYMFNLIEMDIKFTQEPGAVIVCLGDESVQFSAEATTAQGLDIVYQWLKNGNPIMENDNYKNVNTSTLTILAPTKAHEGNYSLRARISGGDASVISSSASLKVNTVPVITMQPESVTVEEGGGFILEVAAIGNDDSETLVYAWYKDGVLIEDLNISLWLFSDAQIDDNGTYYVTVTNDCGTVKSVEITIEVTPGTTDVQAQMRNGYILNAPVPNPVIGNSEVKFYLPQTNQVKMTLVNEAGQEVAILLNESKSEGTHSLNIDSKALNLVSGTYYITLLTNDVQLSNRMIVIR